A genomic window from Silene latifolia isolate original U9 population chromosome 11, ASM4854445v1, whole genome shotgun sequence includes:
- the LOC141614415 gene encoding uncharacterized protein LOC141614415, with product MGFKYMSEETRTEVAIYLLQKSNDGQLDRGAIKEAANRFNVSVRTISNIWRLAKKNQVGTVHSWVKEGLLKRHSSPLYPKLSELHKDQRLLYSLKSLVVKQVLEEFLDLNNVPVTEIIFNEMSNIIHMDEKWFYITEDNETVYVVEGEELSHRSCQSKRYITKVMFMCAVSRPIYGEDGECIFDGKIGMFPFTNQVPAARSSRNRPRGTLETKAIESITKQVINDCLIHQVIPAIKSVWPEGFSKHIYIQQDNARPHIKNDDPDFMAAENSDGFNIELGLGKTEGLEYIMTELGYNVEAIVDQLNGM from the exons ATGGGGTTCAAGTACATGTCTGAAGAAACCAGAACTGAAGTCGCCATCTACTTGCTTCAAAAATCAAATGACGGGCAGCTTGATCGTGGTGCAATCAAAGAGGCAGCAAACAGATTCAATGTAAGTGTAAGGACCATATCAAACATATGGAGGCTTGCAAAAAAAAACCAAG TTGGAACGGTCCATTCATGGGTGAAAGAAGGTTTACTTAAACGTCATTCAAGCCCATTATATCCTAAACTCAGTGAGTTACACAAGGATCAAAGGCTACTTTATTCATTAAAGTCATTGGTTGTTAAACAAGTTCTTGAAGAGTTCTTAGATCTCAATAATGTTCCAGTGACTGAAATAATTTTTAATGAAATGAGCAACATAATACACATGGATGAGAAGTGGTTCTATATTACGGAAGACAATGAAACAGTGTACGTAGTCGAGGGGGAGGAGCTGTCTCATAGAAGCTGTCAATCAAAGAGGTACATCACAAAAGTGATGTTCATGTGTGCAGTCAGCAGACCTATTTatggtgaagatggtgaatgCATATTTGATGGTAAAATAGGCATGTTTCCATTTACTAATCAAGTTCCAGCAGCTAGGTCAAGCAGAAATAGGCCAAGGGGTACATTAGAGACTAAGGCTATTGAGTCCATCACAAAACAAGTAATCAACGATTGTCTAATTCATCAAGTAATTCCAGCAATTAAGAGTGTTTGGCCAGAAGGTTTTAGCAAGCATATTTACATACAACAAGACAATGCTAGGCCACACATCAAGAATGATGATCCTGATTTTATGGCAGCAGAAAATTCAGATGGATTTAATATTGAGTTA GGTTTAGGTAAAACTGAAGGTTTAGAATACATAATGACTGAACTAGGATATAATGTTGAAGCTATAGTAGATCAGTTAAATGGAATGTAA